A section of the Kribbella sp. HUAS MG21 genome encodes:
- a CDS encoding PT domain-containing protein, translated as MTTPPQGPWGPGQPGGQPGGQHGGQGGPQQPPQQGGWGQQPPGQGGGWGQPQQPQGQPSYGQPPQDRPQQGWGQQPGQPGQQGQPGQQAGGWGQPQQGSAYQQQSWGQRQQQGGWHQQQGGQPGQWQPGGPGGKGPGGIGKDKLPFVIGGGVVGVVLIGLLIFLGVRAFGGDDTPTTQPSTEPSTGQPTGGNPTESPTGAPVSSGELGNATGQAKAATEKLQGIGFGCSDLFNTAQGAHRGCFKTDGRKDAEAIFQFGSDGNIIAIRVAAQDSDNNNNAQVAFDQVLQAVGNDAFGADSVKKVQDAVKTGQRSEEVGTSWGELQLSNSGESLRLSGHKSGEDALDLPDQNFDTTQAQLTAALKGKGYVCTSSCKKEVGQYGSQRVYSYARSGEGIKDIEVSVYGEGSAVKNAMTSVLNDTFGVLKGGNAAAVKSYIQAHSDGKPYAAYVGGWKVEIDGSDSSSYKSQRISIRYESFYA; from the coding sequence ATGACGACGCCGCCGCAGGGACCGTGGGGTCCTGGGCAGCCGGGGGGCCAGCCAGGCGGGCAGCACGGGGGACAGGGTGGCCCTCAGCAGCCACCACAGCAGGGCGGCTGGGGACAGCAGCCTCCGGGCCAGGGTGGTGGCTGGGGTCAGCCGCAGCAGCCGCAAGGCCAGCCTTCGTACGGCCAGCCTCCGCAGGACCGGCCGCAGCAGGGCTGGGGCCAGCAGCCCGGCCAGCCAGGTCAGCAGGGTCAGCCCGGTCAGCAGGCCGGCGGTTGGGGACAGCCGCAGCAGGGCAGCGCCTACCAGCAGCAGTCCTGGGGGCAGCGTCAGCAGCAGGGCGGCTGGCACCAGCAGCAGGGCGGACAGCCGGGACAGTGGCAGCCGGGCGGTCCGGGCGGCAAGGGTCCGGGTGGCATCGGCAAGGACAAGCTGCCGTTCGTGATCGGCGGCGGCGTGGTCGGCGTCGTACTGATCGGCCTGCTGATCTTCCTCGGTGTCCGCGCGTTCGGCGGCGACGACACCCCGACGACCCAGCCCAGCACCGAGCCCAGCACCGGTCAGCCGACCGGCGGCAACCCGACGGAGTCGCCGACCGGCGCCCCCGTCTCCAGTGGTGAGCTCGGCAACGCGACCGGCCAGGCCAAGGCCGCGACCGAGAAGCTCCAGGGCATCGGCTTCGGCTGCAGCGACCTGTTCAACACCGCGCAGGGCGCGCACCGCGGCTGCTTCAAGACCGACGGCCGCAAGGACGCCGAGGCGATCTTCCAGTTCGGCTCCGACGGCAACATCATCGCCATCCGGGTCGCGGCCCAGGACTCGGACAACAACAACAACGCCCAGGTCGCCTTCGACCAGGTGCTGCAGGCGGTCGGCAACGACGCGTTCGGCGCCGACTCGGTGAAGAAGGTCCAGGACGCGGTGAAGACCGGCCAGCGGTCCGAAGAGGTCGGCACCAGCTGGGGCGAGCTCCAGCTCAGCAACTCCGGTGAGAGCCTGCGGCTGTCCGGTCACAAGTCCGGCGAGGACGCGCTGGACCTGCCCGACCAGAACTTCGACACCACCCAGGCGCAGCTGACCGCGGCGCTGAAGGGCAAGGGCTACGTCTGCACCTCCTCGTGCAAGAAGGAGGTCGGGCAGTACGGCTCGCAGCGGGTGTACTCCTACGCCCGCAGCGGCGAGGGCATCAAGGACATCGAGGTCAGCGTCTACGGCGAGGGCAGCGCGGTGAAGAACGCGATGACCTCGGTGCTGAACGACACGTTCGGCGTCCTCAAGGGCGGGAACGCGGCCGCGGTGAAGTCGTACATCCAGGCGCACAGCGACGGGAAGCCGTACGCTGCTTATGTCGGCGGTTGGAAGGTCGAGATCGACGGCAGCGACTCGAGCAGCTACAAGTCGCAGCGGATCTCGATCCGGTACGAGTCGTTCTACGCCTGA
- a CDS encoding methionine synthase vitamin-B12 independent: MTTTGLGSVPGDDIREWTRAVLELVDIPFLPELPARPYGDMLSRTVAVLTELAADLQPVGWRLTGGGDARASLDQRRARALLLEDLDVLEEYADGYQGRLKIQVTGPWTLAAAVERPRGDKVLADHGARRDLAQALADGVQQHVAEVRKRVPGAEVLLQVDEPGLPAVLAGAVPTASGWSKHRSVDGPGAVELLSLFTGTAPTIVHCCAARPPIEVFTKSGAAGVAVDISLLNTAAWDQLAAASEAGTTIYAGLVPTTGPLPKAEQAADPLIRRWRDLGLDPALLTSLVLTPACGLAAATTPADARSRLKLLRDIADVVTEAADS, from the coding sequence ATGACGACCACAGGGCTGGGGTCCGTCCCCGGCGACGACATCCGGGAGTGGACGCGCGCCGTCCTCGAGCTGGTCGACATCCCGTTCCTGCCGGAGCTTCCGGCGCGTCCGTACGGCGACATGCTCAGCCGGACGGTCGCCGTGCTGACGGAGCTGGCGGCCGACCTGCAGCCGGTCGGGTGGCGGCTGACCGGTGGTGGTGACGCGCGTGCGAGTCTGGACCAGCGGCGGGCGCGGGCGCTGCTGCTGGAGGACCTGGACGTGCTGGAGGAGTACGCCGACGGGTACCAGGGCCGGCTGAAGATCCAGGTGACCGGGCCGTGGACGCTGGCTGCTGCGGTGGAGCGGCCGCGGGGTGACAAGGTGCTCGCGGACCACGGGGCCCGGCGGGACCTGGCGCAGGCGCTGGCCGACGGGGTGCAGCAGCACGTGGCCGAAGTACGCAAGCGGGTGCCGGGTGCCGAGGTGCTGTTGCAGGTGGACGAGCCCGGGCTGCCCGCCGTACTGGCCGGAGCTGTGCCGACGGCGTCCGGGTGGAGCAAGCACCGGTCGGTCGACGGTCCTGGTGCTGTTGAGTTGCTGAGCCTGTTCACCGGTACTGCGCCGACGATCGTGCACTGCTGCGCCGCACGGCCGCCGATCGAGGTCTTCACCAAGTCCGGCGCCGCCGGGGTCGCGGTCGACATCTCGCTGCTGAACACCGCCGCCTGGGACCAGCTCGCCGCCGCGTCCGAAGCCGGGACCACCATCTATGCGGGCTTGGTACCAACCACCGGCCCGCTCCCGAAGGCGGAACAGGCCGCAGACCCCCTCATCCGCCGCTGGCGCGACCTGGGCCTCGACCCCGCGCTCCTCACCTCGCTCGTCCTCACCCCGGCCTGCGGCCTGGCCGCCGCAACCACCCCCGCCGACGCCAGATCCCGCCTCAAACTCCTCCGCGACATCGCCGACGTCGTCACCGAAGCGGCCGACAGCTAG
- the mnmA gene encoding tRNA 2-thiouridine(34) synthase MnmA — translation MRVLAAMSGGVDSAVAAARMAEAGHDVTGVHLALSRNPQSYRSGARGCCTIEDSRDARRAADVIGIPFYVWDLAERFHADVVEDFVSEYAAGRTPNPCLRCNEKVKFSAVLERALALGFDAVATGHYARIVDLADGSRELHRAVDPAKDQSYVLGVLTQQQLAHAFFPLGDTVKTEVREEAERRGLSVAAKPDSHDICFIADGNTPGFLSKQLGDAPGDIVDAQGNKLGEHQGTHGFTIGQRKGLRIGTPAPDGKPRFVLDISPVDRTVTVGSREELAVSRLTASKPRWCGPAPTAELQATAQLRAHGEEVAVTATVLGDQVQVSFDEPTSAVAPGQAVVLYDGTRVIGSATIDSVQRVTAAV, via the coding sequence ATGCGGGTACTCGCCGCCATGTCCGGCGGGGTCGACTCGGCGGTCGCGGCCGCGCGGATGGCCGAGGCCGGGCACGACGTCACCGGAGTGCACCTGGCGCTCAGCCGGAACCCGCAGTCGTACCGCAGCGGCGCGCGCGGCTGCTGCACGATCGAGGACTCCCGCGACGCCCGCCGGGCCGCCGACGTGATCGGCATCCCGTTCTACGTCTGGGACCTGGCCGAGCGCTTCCACGCCGACGTCGTCGAGGACTTCGTCAGCGAGTACGCCGCCGGCCGGACGCCGAACCCCTGCCTGCGCTGCAACGAGAAGGTCAAGTTCAGCGCCGTACTCGAGCGGGCGCTGGCGCTGGGCTTCGACGCGGTCGCGACCGGGCACTACGCGCGGATCGTGGACCTGGCGGACGGGTCGCGGGAGCTGCACCGGGCGGTGGATCCGGCCAAGGACCAGTCCTACGTGCTCGGCGTCCTCACCCAGCAGCAGCTCGCGCACGCGTTCTTCCCGCTCGGCGACACGGTCAAGACCGAGGTCCGCGAGGAGGCCGAGCGGCGCGGGCTGTCGGTGGCGGCCAAGCCGGACAGCCACGACATCTGCTTCATTGCCGACGGCAACACTCCGGGCTTCCTGAGCAAGCAGCTCGGCGACGCGCCCGGCGACATCGTCGACGCGCAGGGCAACAAGCTCGGCGAGCACCAGGGCACGCACGGATTCACGATCGGGCAGCGCAAGGGCCTGCGGATCGGTACCCCGGCGCCCGACGGCAAGCCGCGCTTCGTGCTCGACATCAGCCCGGTCGACCGCACGGTGACCGTGGGGTCGCGCGAGGAGCTCGCCGTCTCGCGGCTCACCGCCTCGAAGCCGCGCTGGTGCGGGCCGGCGCCCACGGCCGAGCTGCAGGCGACAGCTCAGCTCCGCGCCCACGGCGAGGAGGTGGCCGTCACCGCCACTGTTCTGGGCGACCAGGTGCAGGTGTCGTTCGACGAGCCCACCTCGGCGGTGGCGCCCGGCCAGGCGGTCGTGCTGTACGACGGGACGCGGGTGATCGGCTCCGCGACGATCGACAGCGTGCAGCGGGTGACCGCGGCAGTATGA
- the ligA gene encoding NAD-dependent DNA ligase LigA codes for MSTEEIGGAPAEVRERHAALSKEIEDHRARYYLASPIISDADFDALMHELQDIEERYSELRTPDSPTQKVGAPVSTLFTPVQHPSRMESLANAFSAEQMEAWAKRLEREVTARQIHDSGFLCELKVDGLALDLVYENGKLVSGATRGDGRTGEDVTPNVRTIKSIPEQLHGDNFPAFLEVRGEVYFRVEDFEELNAQLVEAGKAVFSNPRNSAAGSLRQKDPRVSAGRPLRFVVHGLGKVEGHHIARLSEAYEQLKAWGLPVSDRARRVGTLDEVNEFIAYYGENRHSVDHEIDGVVVKVDEVDLQRALGSTSSAPRWAIAFKYPPEEVNTKLIEIEVNVGRTGRVTPFAHMEPVRVAGSTVEYATLHNAKEVARKDVRPGDTVVLRKAGDVIPEVLGPVVDLRPEGLPAWEMPTRCPWCDTELAPAKESDVDIRCPNSQYCQGQLRERLFYLAGRSAFDIEGLGFKAADALIRGELIADEGDLFALTEDKLAGSAFFTTKAGALSANARKLIANLEEAKAKPLSRALVALSIRHVGPTAAAALTEVFDNIDDVRAASEEQLAGIEGVGPTIAQAMIEWFQVPWHQAIVDKWQASGVVMREERTGPSLPQTLTGLSVVVTGTVEGFSRDEATEAIVGRGGKAASSVSKKTSFVVVGDSPGSKYDKAVQLGVPILDAAGFRVLLDDGPEAAAGVATTPTAGQP; via the coding sequence ATGAGTACGGAGGAGATCGGCGGGGCGCCGGCGGAGGTGCGGGAGCGGCACGCGGCGCTGAGCAAGGAGATCGAGGACCACCGGGCGCGGTACTACCTGGCCAGTCCGATCATCTCGGACGCCGACTTCGACGCGCTGATGCACGAGCTGCAGGACATCGAGGAGCGGTACTCCGAGCTCCGGACGCCGGACTCGCCGACGCAGAAGGTCGGCGCGCCGGTCTCGACCCTGTTCACGCCGGTCCAGCACCCGAGCCGGATGGAGAGCCTGGCGAACGCGTTCTCCGCCGAGCAGATGGAGGCCTGGGCCAAGCGGCTCGAGCGCGAGGTCACCGCCCGGCAGATCCACGACAGCGGCTTCCTCTGCGAGCTGAAGGTGGACGGCCTGGCGCTCGACCTCGTCTACGAGAACGGCAAGCTCGTCAGCGGCGCCACCCGCGGCGACGGCCGCACCGGTGAGGACGTCACGCCCAACGTCCGCACGATCAAGAGCATCCCGGAGCAGCTGCACGGCGACAACTTCCCGGCCTTCCTGGAGGTCCGCGGCGAGGTCTACTTCCGGGTCGAGGACTTCGAGGAGCTGAACGCCCAGCTCGTCGAGGCCGGCAAGGCCGTGTTCTCCAACCCGCGCAACAGCGCCGCCGGCTCGCTCCGCCAGAAGGACCCGCGGGTCTCCGCCGGCCGCCCGCTGCGCTTCGTCGTGCACGGCCTCGGCAAGGTCGAGGGCCACCACATCGCCCGGCTCTCCGAGGCGTACGAGCAGCTCAAGGCGTGGGGCCTGCCGGTCAGCGACCGCGCCCGCCGGGTCGGCACCCTCGACGAGGTCAACGAGTTCATCGCGTACTACGGCGAGAACCGGCACTCCGTCGACCACGAGATCGACGGCGTCGTGGTGAAGGTCGACGAGGTCGACCTGCAGCGCGCGCTCGGCTCCACGTCGAGCGCCCCGCGCTGGGCGATCGCGTTCAAGTACCCGCCGGAAGAGGTGAACACCAAGCTCATCGAGATCGAGGTGAACGTCGGCCGCACCGGCCGCGTCACCCCGTTCGCGCACATGGAGCCGGTCCGCGTCGCCGGCTCCACCGTCGAGTACGCGACGCTGCACAACGCCAAGGAGGTCGCGCGCAAGGACGTGCGCCCGGGCGACACCGTCGTACTGCGGAAGGCGGGCGACGTGATCCCCGAGGTGCTCGGACCGGTGGTGGACCTGCGCCCGGAGGGACTGCCGGCCTGGGAGATGCCGACCCGCTGCCCGTGGTGCGACACGGAACTGGCGCCGGCCAAGGAGTCCGACGTCGACATCCGCTGCCCGAACTCGCAGTACTGCCAGGGCCAGTTGCGCGAGCGGCTGTTCTACCTGGCCGGGCGGTCCGCGTTCGACATCGAAGGGCTCGGGTTCAAGGCGGCCGACGCGCTGATCCGCGGCGAGCTGATCGCGGACGAGGGCGACCTGTTCGCGCTGACCGAGGACAAGCTCGCGGGGAGCGCGTTCTTCACCACCAAGGCCGGGGCGCTGTCGGCGAACGCCCGCAAGCTGATCGCCAACCTCGAGGAAGCGAAGGCCAAGCCGCTGTCGCGGGCGTTGGTCGCGCTCTCGATCCGGCACGTCGGACCGACCGCGGCGGCCGCGCTGACCGAGGTGTTCGACAACATCGACGACGTCCGGGCGGCGAGCGAGGAGCAGCTGGCCGGGATCGAGGGTGTCGGGCCGACCATCGCGCAGGCGATGATCGAGTGGTTCCAGGTGCCGTGGCACCAGGCGATCGTCGACAAGTGGCAGGCGTCGGGCGTGGTCATGCGCGAGGAGCGGACCGGCCCGTCGCTGCCGCAGACGCTGACCGGGCTGTCGGTCGTGGTCACCGGGACGGTCGAGGGATTCAGCCGCGACGAGGCGACCGAGGCGATCGTCGGGCGCGGCGGGAAGGCCGCGAGCTCGGTGTCGAAGAAGACCTCGTTCGTGGTGGTCGGTGACTCGCCGGGATCGAAGTACGACAAGGCCGTCCAGCTCGGCGTACCGATCCTGGACGCCGCCGGCTTCCGGGTGCTGCTCGACGACGGCCCGGAGGCGGCCGCCGGAGTGGCGACCACACCCACCGCCGGCCAGCCGTAA